GCGGACTCCTTCTTCGGAATGACATGCCCTCCGTTCCGTGTTACCCCTCCAGGGTATAAAACACCCATCTCGCCACAAACGAGACCTAACACCCAACACCTAATACCCAGCACCCAGCACCTAATCCCCAAAAATCTGATATCTGACATCTGACATCAAAAATCCTCTCTCTATCTTCGCACCATGAACATACGTATCGGTTACGGCATAGATTATCATCAGTTAGTAGAAAGCAGAGACCTGTTTATTGGTGGCGTGAAAATTCCGCACGACAAGGGTGCACTCGGACATAGTGATGCCGATGTGCTCTTACACGCTATTTGTGACGCACTACTGGGAGCAGCAGCATTGGGTGATATCGGTGTTCATTTTCCTGATACGGCTAACGAATTCAAGAACATTGACAGTAAGATATTACTAGCAAAAACAAAAGCTTTGATTGAAGCAGAAGGCTATCATGTCATCAACATAGACTCTACGCTCTGTCTGGAAGCACCCAAAATAAAACCCTATGTTCCTCAAATGCAGGAAACCATAGCCGCTATTCTTGGCATCACGATCAAAGACATCTCCATCAAAGCCACCACCACCGAGAAAATGGGATTCGTAGGCAGGAAGGAAGGACTCGTTGCGCACGCGGTTTGTTTGCTGAGGGCTAATGGGTGATCGGGTGATTGGGTGATCGGGATATCGGGTCTAGAGAGCCGTTTACCCTAACCACAAAAAATACCCGATTACCCGATTACCTGATTACCTGATAACCCAATCACCTTACTCCTTAGGCTCAAGACTAAATACCACACCTATCCTTAAAGTATTCGAAAGCGGATTACGTGTTACACCACTACC
Above is a genomic segment from Sediminibacterium sp. KACHI17 containing:
- the ispF gene encoding 2-C-methyl-D-erythritol 2,4-cyclodiphosphate synthase: MNIRIGYGIDYHQLVESRDLFIGGVKIPHDKGALGHSDADVLLHAICDALLGAAALGDIGVHFPDTANEFKNIDSKILLAKTKALIEAEGYHVINIDSTLCLEAPKIKPYVPQMQETIAAILGITIKDISIKATTTEKMGFVGRKEGLVAHAVCLLRANG